GTTTATTGTTGTTTAGTTAATTTAAAATTAAGCTAAGATTAAGTTAAGGTTAAATTATTAATAATTAACAAAATGAGGGCGATCGCTCAAATCTCGATAAATCATATCAAGTGCGGGTAAAGGGGAAAGGGGAAGGGGTAAAGGGTAAAGGTTCAGATAAAAATGGGACTCACAATTTTATGTTAACTAATTAAGCGGATATGATATCACTTGGAGTTGTAGAAATTTTCTCCACCAGCTTATAAAAAAATGCCTAGCTTGTAGTAAATAACTATTATAGAATGTTAAACATATTAAAAAGTAGAGGATAAAAAAATAATGGATGCCGTAACCTACTCTGAATTTAGAAAACGACTAGCCCCATTGCTAGACAAACTAAATCAAGATTCAGTCCCATTACTAGTAACTAGGCAAAATGCCAAGCCCGTAGTAGTGATGACTTTAGAAGACTTTAAAGCTTATGAGGCTACGTTCTATTTGTTATCCAGCAGAAAAAATGCCGAAAGGTTAGATGAGTCGATTCAAGAGTTAAATTCTGGTGGTGGTGAACAAAAAGATTTAATAGAAGAGTGAAAGTAGTAAGAAGAGCTAATAAAAAAGAGATGCAACTTTACTATGAGTATTATACGTAAATCTGAAAATGAAATTCCTCCAATGAGCAAAGATAGGGCTGAAGAAATTAAAGCAATACCCGATGAGGATATTGATTTTTCTGACATTCTAGAACTTGATGAAGAATTTTTTAAAAACGCCAAACGAGTTGAACATCCTCTAAGCCGTAAAACAGACTCAATAGTTAAACCTCATTTAATTGACTGGTTTAAGAATCACGCTAAGGGGAAAAACTATGAAGCGTTAATTAATGATGTACTTGAAGAATACGTAGCACATCATCGATACTAAGATTAAGTTAAAGTTAAATTATTGATAATTAACAAAGAAAAATAGGAAAGCTCCAAATCAGGGCGATCGCTCAAATCTCGATAAATCACCTGGAAGGGTGTACTCGCTCTTTCCACTACCATCGCCTGATGTAATAAGCCATATTGAGCTAAAATTTGCCATACCTGATTATATACTGAGCTAACTTTGAGTAAGACTATCGTTTCAGCCCAAGAGAGCGCTAATTCCAACTCAGATACCCTATAAAGAGCAGGTAAAATAGCCAAACGTTGCTCTCGTATAGTTAAGGGAATACCCAAAGCTGCAGCAGCAGCAAATGGAGAACTAACCCCTGGTATCGTTTCAATTTGCGCTTGAGGATACATTTCTTTGAGGGTTTGAGCTAAATAAGTAAAAGTACTATAAAAACTTACATCGCCTTCACAAGCAAAAGCCACATTCTGATTATTTTCTAAATATTGCCATACCCTCGTAGCCCCTTGGCGCCAAGCTTGGGTGAGAATGTCTAAATCCTGTACGTAGGGAAAGTCTAAAGCGACAGTTTTCTGTTCTGGTTTTAACCAGTCAGCCACGATTTGAGCTGCTATTCCCGGTTTATTACCTATACCTGCAGGAAACGCTACAATTGGAGCACTTTGCAAGATTTTTAAGCCTTTCATGGTAATTAACTCTGGATCTCCCGTACCTACGCTAATACCGTATAAAATTCCCATAATTAGCAATGGTGCGATTATTGTAGTAATTCCCCTATTTCACTCGGACGAGTTGCTAAAAGCAGATCAGACTCGTTTAAGATATCTTTAAGTGTATTTTTTACGTAACTAAATTGATTACTTAGGATATAAGGCGCATTTTTCCAATGTTTGCGCCGATTATACGCATAAACAATTAAGGGTTTGTTGAGATTACTATTGATATAGTCAATTGTGCTAGAGTCGATTCTTTCTGAGCGCGTAACTAGAGCGATCGCGCTGGTTTCGGGGTTGTTATTTAAAAATTCCAGCCAATCTCTAAAACTCGTTCCTAGAATGGGATCTGTTCCTATACTAGTGACTATAGACTCACCCAAGTTAACCCGATGTAGAGATAAAGCCACCTCGTAGGTCATTTTCGAGCTATCGCTGAGTATAGCTATATTTCCTGGTTGATAAAACTGAGGTTCCCAGATTCCCAAATAGAACTTTTCAGGGATGAGAATTCCTCCGCTTCCAGGTCCTAAAATAACTGTTTGCGTATCTCGGGCGATTTTTAACAGACGCACTACGTCTAAGGGAGGTATCTCTTGAGAAAAAACAATCAATTGTCTAATTCCCGCGGCGATCGCTTCTAAAGCTGCGTCTAAAACCGCGTAGGGATGAGCAAAAATCAAGCTTGTTTGAATTTCTCCTACCTGGGCGATCGCTTCCTCGACGAGAGCGTAAATAGGGATCTCGTTGACTAATTTCCCTTCCCAAATTGGGTTAATTCCCGCGACGATAGGGGTACCATAAGCTTTCATTCTCGTCACCTGAGCTAATACTTCGGTTTCCCCAAGGCCCTGCACTAAAATTCTACCTGACATTTGCCAATTCATCGGTTGAATCCTCAGCTAAAGAAATTGTTTGCATTACCGCGTTTTCCAGATCTTGAGCCCAGTATACCGGGAAAGACGCTAAACTCTTCTGTAAAGATTCAAGCTCATCGGTCAATAAACGCAATACAAAACTCAGAGGCTTAGATACCGGTTTGATGGGGGCTTTTTGTCGATTGATTATACCCGTTTCTCTGCCTTTGCGTTCTTCACTCGCGGGTTTAGGTCGCAGCGATGATGCCAAATAATCAGCGATTACCCCTACAGTCAGTTTACTATACTCGCTACTTTTAATAATATTGAGTAAAATAACTTGGACTCCAGGAATTTTTTGCCATTCTTCTAAAGCTTTTTGTAATTCCTTCACAAAATTCTCAGGATTATCCCTCACTACCACACAACCAACAGCTAAATTTGTCCCACTGAGCAAGTCCAAAGTCGCCATCCCCACCTCGACGCTATTGCAGATTATACCAATTTTGGCTCTCGGGGGTTTTGAACCTATCCAGAGTAAAGATTCACTTTCAGACTCGGTTAAATTTTTAAGTTCCAGATGACGCGCTCTACCGTAGTTATTGGCGCTAATTCTACCATCTAGAGCCATTAATTCACCCGTAGCGTTAATCCCTAGAGGATTGATTTCAATCAAATCTAAATCTTGGGACCAAAATAAATTATACATTTTGGCAATAATTTCACTCACTGATTCGATGAGATTTCCCGTTAATCCCATTTGACGACTCAGTTTACGACCATAATAGGGGTAAAATTCTCCCTCTATAGCGACTACTTGTAGATTTTCAAATAACAAATCTAAATCCACTCCTCCCTGATTTGAGCCGAGTAAAACCGGACATTGATGTTGATAATCGATAGCGATCGCCAAAAATAATTCCGTTTGGGCATTATATCTCGCTTCGGCTAAGACCACTTCAGGAAATTGTCCTAGAATCGGTAAATTGAAGATAATACTCGCTGCTGCGATCGCATCTATGGTATTTTCAGCGAAACGTACTCCCCCCGCTCTACCTCTATTACCCGCCTTGACCTGAGATTTCACTACAATAGGGTAGGGTATTTCTAACTGTCTTAGTTGTCTGGGCTCGGTAATCACTTGAGATGGTAGAGTTGGTATACCCACCTGTTTAAACAACTGCTTTGCCTGGTATTCTAATAAGTCAACCATAAAATATAAATAACTATTGTCATTACCTATAATCACTATAGCAAGGGAAATGAACTGTTAAAATTTTTCCAGACATACTTGCCTTTTTGCTGACAATAATGTACAATATTGACCTAAATGTTTGGGTTTAGTTATGTCTGACTTATTATCGCCCTCAGAATCTAATCGAGTAGTAACCTACCAAACGAGAATAGACAGTAGCGATTATTCATTTTGTAATGGGATGGGGACTCTCTTTAGTCAGATAGAACTTAATCTCTACAGAGAATTAAATAGAAATGAAAAATCACTTAAAGACCTTAAAAGAGAGTATCTAAGAAAATATCAGATCAACGCCCGTCAATTTAACTCTATTCACCTGATTTTAAAAGGGAAAATTGCCAGTGTTAATGAATGTAGAAAGCTTCAAATAAACAATCT
This portion of the Gloeocapsa sp. PCC 73106 genome encodes:
- a CDS encoding type II toxin-antitoxin system Phd/YefM family antitoxin, which codes for MDAVTYSEFRKRLAPLLDKLNQDSVPLLVTRQNAKPVVVMTLEDFKAYEATFYLLSSRKNAERLDESIQELNSGGGEQKDLIEE
- a CDS encoding precorrin-2 C(20)-methyltransferase, with translation MGILYGISVGTGDPELITMKGLKILQSAPIVAFPAGIGNKPGIAAQIVADWLKPEQKTVALDFPYVQDLDILTQAWRQGATRVWQYLENNQNVAFACEGDVSFYSTFTYLAQTLKEMYPQAQIETIPGVSSPFAAAAALGIPLTIREQRLAILPALYRVSELELALSWAETIVLLKVSSVYNQVWQILAQYGLLHQAMVVERASTPFQVIYRDLSDRPDLELSYFSLLIINNLTLT
- a CDS encoding succinyl-CoA synthetase subunit alpha, whose protein sequence is MNWQMSGRILVQGLGETEVLAQVTRMKAYGTPIVAGINPIWEGKLVNEIPIYALVEEAIAQVGEIQTSLIFAHPYAVLDAALEAIAAGIRQLIVFSQEIPPLDVVRLLKIARDTQTVILGPGSGGILIPEKFYLGIWEPQFYQPGNIAILSDSSKMTYEVALSLHRVNLGESIVTSIGTDPILGTSFRDWLEFLNNNPETSAIALVTRSERIDSSTIDYINSNLNKPLIVYAYNRRKHWKNAPYILSNQFSYVKNTLKDILNESDLLLATRPSEIGELLQ
- a CDS encoding ATP-grasp domain-containing protein encodes the protein MVDLLEYQAKQLFKQVGIPTLPSQVITEPRQLRQLEIPYPIVVKSQVKAGNRGRAGGVRFAENTIDAIAAASIIFNLPILGQFPEVVLAEARYNAQTELFLAIAIDYQHQCPVLLGSNQGGVDLDLLFENLQVVAIEGEFYPYYGRKLSRQMGLTGNLIESVSEIIAKMYNLFWSQDLDLIEINPLGINATGELMALDGRISANNYGRARHLELKNLTESESESLLWIGSKPPRAKIGIICNSVEVGMATLDLLSGTNLAVGCVVVRDNPENFVKELQKALEEWQKIPGVQVILLNIIKSSEYSKLTVGVIADYLASSLRPKPASEERKGRETGIINRQKAPIKPVSKPLSFVLRLLTDELESLQKSLASFPVYWAQDLENAVMQTISLAEDSTDELANVR